The stretch of DNA CCGTCGGCCCACCAGCAGTTTTTGGTTTGGCGGTGGCCTGCCCATAGCAGTTCTGGTCATGCAGCATGAACAGCACCAGACTGCCCACAAGGATCAGGCCCGATGGGAAAGCGAATCGTTGCCGATTATCAAGTCGTCGCCTCATGGCCCAATCTCCTACAAAGGACCTTCCGTCCTGCAGGTCTTGTCTCTGGCAAGTGAGGATGCGAAAGACCAGAATCTGATGACGCCCGAAATCTGAAAAAGTCCATTTGATCACCTTGAACTTACGCGAGAATTTCGCAATCAGGCAACAGGAATTCACCTTATTGGTCTATCGAACGTGAATTCTGAGCCGCTGGAGCACCGGTTGAACTATTTTGCCCATGCACTCCCTCATCTGGCCGACCCGTGGTTTGTCGCAGGGACGGCAGTCCCCGACTGGCTGGGAGCCGTCGCCAGGCGAACTCGCCCGCGACCGGAAAAACTATTGCCAGAGACCATCAGCAACGCATTTCCCCACGCACCCGCCCGGCAGCAGGTGCAATCGATTCTGTCAGGGATTGAGCAGCACCATCACGATGACGACTGGTTCCATCGCACAGCCGCCTTTCAGGAAGTGCAGGCCCAGCTCACACTCGATTTTCGGCAGGCCTTCGGGGCTCAGGATGGATTTCGTGGCGGGTTTCTCGCCCATCTGGCACTCGAACTTCTGCTCGATGCCAGCCTGATGGAGCGGTATCCCGGCAAGATCAATCAGTATTACGAATCCCTCAGGCTGGTGGATGCGGAGGTCGTCGAACTGGCAGTCAACGTCGCGTCCAGGCATCCGACGACCGTCTTTGACTGGTTCATTCCGGCATTTCTGGAAGAACGGTTTCTTCCCGATTATCTCGATGATACGCTGCTCTCGTGGCGACTTCGGCAAGTCTGGAAACGGATCGGTCTCGATCACATGCCCGATCAACTGGAACAAGCCATTCCCGCAGCACGCAAGCTCGTCAGGCACCGAACTGATGAACTCTTGCCCAAACATTTGTACGCTTGGCCCATTCGTTAAGTGGCAACGCAGATTGCCATGAATCTAAGTCATCCCTTCACCTGAACAACTCCCGGAGAGAAACTGCAATGAAGTACGGCATGAACATGCTCCTGTGGACTTCCGACGTAAACGAAGAGCACTTTCCTCTGCTCGAGCAACTGAAGACGATTGGCTACGACGGCGTCGAATTGCCGATTTTCGATATGGATGTCGCCCGCTTCGAAAGAGTGGGCAAAGAACTTTCCCGTCTGGAACTGGGGCGGACTGCCGTCACAATCTGTACCGACACCGAGAACCCGATTTCACCCGATGCGGCGATTCGTGCAGCCGCACTGGCTCGTTTGAAGAAGGCCATTGATTGCTGTGCCGCCGCCGGGGTTTCTCATTTGTGCGGGCCCATTCACTCAGCCATTGGCTCTTTCAGTGGCCAGGGCGCTACTCCTGACGAATGGAACTGGGCCAAAGAAACGCTCTCCAAAGCGGCTGATTACGCTCAGCAGAACAAAGTCACTTTGGTTTGCGAATACCTCAATCGTTTTGAGTGCTACTTCCTCACCTGCGCTGCCGACGATGCCCGCTTCTGCCGCGAAGTCAATCATCCAAATCTGAAGATGATGTATGACACCTTCCACGCCAACATTGAAGAAAAAGATCTGGCAGCCGCCATGAAGGGATGCTGGGATCAGGTTGTTCACGTTCATATTTCCGAAAACGATCGCTCAACACCCGGCGAAGGTCACGTCGATTTCGACACCACCTTCAAAATGCTCAAAGAACTTAAGTACGACGGCTGGCTGATGGTCGAAGCTTTTGGCCTGGCACTCCCGGCGATTGCAGCCGCCACCAAGATCTGGCGCCGCATGTTCCCCGATGAAACCTACCTCGCGACCAATGCCCTCAAGTTCATGAAGCAAGGGATGGCGTAACATTCACTGCAATCTGCATGCGGTGATATAATCACAAACAATCCCCGGCACGATTTCGTGTCGGGGATTTCGTTTTCCGCGTTAAATCGTAAATGAACATCGATATGCGTGCGACTGGCAAATCATCAGGGGGGCTGCGAGAATCGTGGGTATCTGTGGAGGCTCTTCATAGAATCCAGCAGGGATCGCCATGCGATCTCATTCTCTCCGACATCAACATTCACTGGCAGATAGAAGACTTTTCCTATGGCTGATGAACAGACCTGGCTTTCGACACTTTCTCGCTTGAAAGAACCTCACCTTGGGCGAACTCTGGGCGAATTGAAGCTCGTTCGCGGAGTTTCGCTGGGGAGCGACAAAATCATCGTCTCGCTCGATGTCCCTTTCCCGGGCTTTGTCAAAGCCAACGCCCTCAAGGAACATGTTCGCAGTGCCACCGTGGAACTGGCCCAGGGCAAACCCGTTGAGTTCGATCTGGAATTGAACATCAAGGGGAAAAACTCGGGGGGATCGATTGGTCTGAGTGTGAAAAACGTGATTGCCGTCGGCAGTGGGAAAGGTGGTGTTGGCAAAAGCACCGTTGCTGCCACGTTGGCTTACGGCCTGCAGGAACTGGGGGCCAATGTCGGGTTGATGGATGCCGACGTGTATGGCCCGAGTGTGCCGCATCTAGTGGGAGTCAATGAGCAACCCGTCGCTCTGGAAAGAACAGCCCCCGATGGCAAGAAGATGATGCGGATCCAGCCTGTGCTGGCCAGTGGGTTGCCAACGATTTCGATGGGTTTTTTTGTCCAGGCCGATCAGGCGGTTATCTGGCGCGGGCCAATGCTGCATCAGGCCATTTCCCAGTTTTTGCAGCAGGTCGATTGGGGCCCGCTCGACTATCTGATTATCGACATGCCTCCAGGAACTGGCGATGTCTCATTAACACTTTCGCAGCTGTTAGGCCTGGCGGGTGCAGTCGTTGTCTGCAGTCCTCAGCAGGTGGCACTTCTCGATGCTGTGAAGGCCGTCAGCATGTTCCGGCAGGTGAAGATCCCTGTCCTGGGCATGGTCGAAAACATGTCGGGTGAGATTTTTGGGCGCGGCGGTGCTCAGGCCAAAGCTGCTGAACTTGGCATTCCCTTTCTGGGCGAATTACCCATGGATGCGGGCATTCGAGTGGCTGGAGATGCCGGTGAAATCGCCCGCCTTGTCCGGGAAGAGAATCCCTCGCGGGATGCCCTGCTGACGATCTGCGAAAATGTGGCGGAGCAGGTTGCCAAAAGCCTCCTCAGTGCGCCGTCGATGCCGACACTGGAAATCCTCTAGTTTCGAAGGAATGTGTCAGAAAGGATTTTCTTCGACTCGATCCTCCACCTTCAGATTTATGAGAGTATGCCACCACGTTCTGCCGCCAAAGCTGTTGCCGAACGATCAACTTCTGAACGCGGGAAGCGGGCCCCATCATTCCTGATTCCTGAGTGGCTCTGGGCTCTGGGCGCAGCGATCCTGGCCTCATGGCTGGCGTGGGCTTCGTTCTACGAAGGTTCCACGCTGATTGGTGGCGATCTTTACACGTATCTGCTTCCACAAAAGGCTTTTTTCCAGCAGGAATTGGCGGCTGGCCGCTGGCCACTCTGGAACAATCTCACAGGTCATGGCTACCCGGTGCTTGCCGAAAGCCAGACGGCGGTCTTTTATCCGCCACGTCTCTTATCGCTGAGCCTTTTTACGGCAGACCACGCTTACTCCGCAGAACAGCTCGCCCATTATGTGGCCGCGTTTTTTTGTATGTGGCTTTATTTGAAGCAAATTGGTGTTTCCATACCGGGCACGATCTTTGGCTGTGTGGTCTATGTCTACGGATGGTTTCCCACACGCATTATTCTCGAATGGGCCATTATTGGCGGTCTCTATCTGCCTTTAGGCTTGTGGCTGATCGAACGATTTCTTCAGCGAAAGAGCTGGAAGTACGCGATTGCTCTGGCCGGTGTGCTGGGGCTGCATCTGCTGGCAGGGCATTACAACCTGGCCTTTATCGAAGTGCTAGTGTGGCTGGTTTACATTCCCGTTCGTCTGTGGCTGTTGCCCACGATCGAACAGTCGCCACAAGCATCTGAAGTTTCGGCAAGTACACGTCTGCCGTTGGCAATCGCCCTCTTTTTAGCCATTGGCTTTGGATTTGGTTTAGGTGCCGCGCAACTGTTGCCGACCTGGGAACTGAAGGGACAATCCCAGCGCGCCGAGAAAGGGCAGGACTTTCAGCCGGGATATGGCCACATTCCGCCACAGTTTCTGGGCCAGTTGTTTGCCCCCACCTGGTGGAATCCGGCCAAGCATAACATCGACGAAGAACTTTCGCAGATGTGGTCACCCACCGGAGCAGGGACAAACCGCGTTGAAGCCCATTTGTACGTTGGACTCGCTGTCTGGATGGGGCTTGTTGGTGCAGGTTGGCTGGCCTATCGAAAGACGGGGAATAGCAACGCTTTCCGCTGGATTGGAGTTTTCTTACTCGGCAGCCTCGTGGCGATCATTTTTGCAACCGGTTTACCACTTTTCATTACTGCTTCACTCCCTGGATTCTCGTATTTCACGGGGCCGGGTCGGTTTGGAATTGTGGCCACGTTCTGCTTGGCGGTCGCCGGGGCATTCGCCTGGGATCAGATACTGAGTCATGTGGCTGCGAGGTATCGCTGGATCTTGTGGTGTCTTGTGATCGGGTTCACCTGGTTCGATCTGCAGATTGTGAGCATGCAGGCCACTTATGGGGTGATCATTGAGAAGTCTCCTTACTCGATGATTTCGAAAAGCGAAGTTCGCCGCATCCTCCTCGCCGATGCCAGGCAACCTGTGCGGGTTTACGCTCCCGGGGCCAATCTGCCAAATCTGCTGGGCGTTTCCACAACACCGGTTTTTCTCGGGATTGGACCGGCAGCTTACTTTTCCCCTGCAGCGAGATTCCCCGCAGAAGCCCCACTCTCTCAACAGATCGAGTTTCTCTCCAAGCAAGGAGTCACACACTGGCTGACGATGACTCCGTTAACTTTACCTGCTTCCGGAAGCAAAAATTCTCCCACAGGCGGATCGACAAATGAGGAATCACTGCGACTGGTCTGGAGTGGCTTTGATGAATTCCTCAATCGGGCCTGGGGCCGCTTTGATGAACCGCTTTACCTCTACAGCCTGCCCGCGGCGCCAGGTCGCTGTTACATGGAAGGCATCGGTTCCCAGCCAGCCCGAAAGCTGACCATCGTGCAACATGGCTCCCAGCGAATTGAACTCAAAGTCGAGGCCGGCCCCCGACAAACGCTGGTACTGACGGAACTCGCTGACCGTGACTGGAAGCTGACCATCAACGGTCAGCCCGCATCCTGGGAAGCAGCTGGGCTTTCCCGAAAGGTTGAAGTGCCAGAAGGTGAAGCGATTCTCGTCTGGAGTTACCAGCCTTGGTCACTCGGGTGGGGAGTGGGAATCAGCCTGTTCACTGCACTGATTCTGGCAACGATCGGCCACATCCGTTTCTGGCATCCGCAATGGACACGCGGGTGGTTGCCGCAAGCACCGTAAATCGATGCTATTAACGTCCGATTTCTGGTCGAACTTCGCCTTCTCCAGAGCTTGCAGGAGCGTTTTTCCAAACCAGACAAC from Planctopirus ephydatiae encodes:
- a CDS encoding sugar phosphate isomerase/epimerase family protein encodes the protein MKYGMNMLLWTSDVNEEHFPLLEQLKTIGYDGVELPIFDMDVARFERVGKELSRLELGRTAVTICTDTENPISPDAAIRAAALARLKKAIDCCAAAGVSHLCGPIHSAIGSFSGQGATPDEWNWAKETLSKAADYAQQNKVTLVCEYLNRFECYFLTCAADDARFCREVNHPNLKMMYDTFHANIEEKDLAAAMKGCWDQVVHVHISENDRSTPGEGHVDFDTTFKMLKELKYDGWLMVEAFGLALPAIAAATKIWRRMFPDETYLATNALKFMKQGMA
- a CDS encoding Mrp/NBP35 family ATP-binding protein encodes the protein MADEQTWLSTLSRLKEPHLGRTLGELKLVRGVSLGSDKIIVSLDVPFPGFVKANALKEHVRSATVELAQGKPVEFDLELNIKGKNSGGSIGLSVKNVIAVGSGKGGVGKSTVAATLAYGLQELGANVGLMDADVYGPSVPHLVGVNEQPVALERTAPDGKKMMRIQPVLASGLPTISMGFFVQADQAVIWRGPMLHQAISQFLQQVDWGPLDYLIIDMPPGTGDVSLTLSQLLGLAGAVVVCSPQQVALLDAVKAVSMFRQVKIPVLGMVENMSGEIFGRGGAQAKAAELGIPFLGELPMDAGIRVAGDAGEIARLVREENPSRDALLTICENVAEQVAKSLLSAPSMPTLEIL
- a CDS encoding YfhO family protein produces the protein MPPRSAAKAVAERSTSERGKRAPSFLIPEWLWALGAAILASWLAWASFYEGSTLIGGDLYTYLLPQKAFFQQELAAGRWPLWNNLTGHGYPVLAESQTAVFYPPRLLSLSLFTADHAYSAEQLAHYVAAFFCMWLYLKQIGVSIPGTIFGCVVYVYGWFPTRIILEWAIIGGLYLPLGLWLIERFLQRKSWKYAIALAGVLGLHLLAGHYNLAFIEVLVWLVYIPVRLWLLPTIEQSPQASEVSASTRLPLAIALFLAIGFGFGLGAAQLLPTWELKGQSQRAEKGQDFQPGYGHIPPQFLGQLFAPTWWNPAKHNIDEELSQMWSPTGAGTNRVEAHLYVGLAVWMGLVGAGWLAYRKTGNSNAFRWIGVFLLGSLVAIIFATGLPLFITASLPGFSYFTGPGRFGIVATFCLAVAGAFAWDQILSHVAARYRWILWCLVIGFTWFDLQIVSMQATYGVIIEKSPYSMISKSEVRRILLADARQPVRVYAPGANLPNLLGVSTTPVFLGIGPAAYFSPAARFPAEAPLSQQIEFLSKQGVTHWLTMTPLTLPASGSKNSPTGGSTNEESLRLVWSGFDEFLNRAWGRFDEPLYLYSLPAAPGRCYMEGIGSQPARKLTIVQHGSQRIELKVEAGPRQTLVLTELADRDWKLTINGQPASWEAAGLSRKVEVPEGEAILVWSYQPWSLGWGVGISLFTALILATIGHIRFWHPQWTRGWLPQAP